taaataaatttatcgcgAGTTTCTGATTCGAAAACGATGATAGATTATCTGTGAGATTTCTCGTAGGCTTATAAtaagattaattaatatttaagtgtgaaatttcggtgtaaaaTGTTCTGATGGACAGAAGTACTTCACTCATATATACGAGACCTATGGACCGTCTTCTGATCCGCAGAAGTACAGTCTCCTGTACAGTCacgaaaaaactttttcaccATCAGAAATCTCCCAACGAAGGAAAttttacaccgaaatttcaCACTTACACTTACACGGTGGTGTAAAAGTCGTCGGGTCCAACTTTAcaccaaaatttttcacagttatcttttaaaatttttcaaaatcttttaaaattcttcaaaattctttaaaatttctcaaaacttttaaaaatatgattcgttacaatcttttaaaattctttaagatcctttaaaatttctcaaagatttttaaaatacgatttgaaatattgaataaaaaattaatacgtTTTGAAGCAGGAAATCacttaatttgaaaatattttttttcaatgcttgaattattgaattattaatcaattgaattttatttattttcgaaTTTGTAAAtgctcttttatttataaaaaatcacatatttcaGACGGTAGTGATACAAGTAGTGTCTGTCCTGGATTCGACTATCTTAAGAGTACAGATGATGACAGTGATTGCTGCGAAACTATCAATGGTTGTTGTGATGATTACGACAATGATGAACAAGATGATAACTTCATGGATTGTTCCGATTACACTGAAGAAACTGAATCTATTAGTCCGGATAATAATGAAGAAACGGAATCTATTGGTCCGGATAATAACGAAGATACTGAATCCGTTAgttcagataaaaataatttcgagGAATGGAATGAAAGCCAATCGAATGCTAGTGGTTCTGATAGCGATGAATCTGATGTTTCAACCAATGATTCTAGTTTTTATAATGAGAATCTGAATTCTCCTCTTTATCCAAATTCTCCCTTAACTTTAGGCGAGAGCGTCTTATGCATTTTGGCATATATGATTCGtcataaaataacaaaagctGCATTAGCTGATTTACTATGGCTCTTAAGGTTACATTGTGCACAGCCTAATTTTTGCATAAAATCAGTCCATTATTTTcgacaatttttcaaaaatattcaggcccCAATTACTCGTCATTTTTTCTGCTCTGCATGCTTTTCTAAACTAAATGATCAAAATAGTCTATGTCcaaactgtaataaaaaagaggaagcaagttattttattagaattcCTTTAGTGACACAGTTATTGAATCTTTTTAAGCGACCTGGTTTCTACAATTCTTTACAAGGCCGATTTAACAggcaaaaattaatgaaaaaaatttagaagataTCTGGGACGGGAGTGTTTACCAGtcgctttttaaaaataatgaatttttatcgaTCCCTTCGAATATCTCATTTACCTGGAACACAGACGGTATATCTCTCTTTAAGTCTTCAAAATTTAGCTTATggccattttatttaacaataaatgaaCTTCCATTTAAAGATCGAaccaaaaaagaaaatttactgtTGGCAGGAATTTGGTTTGGAGTAAAGCCACaaccaaatttatttttaaaaagtttctggaacgatttgaaaaaaatttttcaaggtATTTGGTGTAAAGTAACTGACTTAAATTCTCGAGTAAAAGTTCGAGGTATGATTATTTGTGGGACTTGTGATTTACCAGCAAAAGctgcttttttaaatatgaaagGACATATGTCAGTATTTGGTTGTTGTCATTGTAAAATTCAGAGTAAGTATTTCAATAAAAGACGTATTTAcccatttaaaaaattggtcGTTAGAACAACCAAACAATTTATTGCTGACAGTAAAAAAGCAGTTAGAACTAAAAAAGCCGTAAATGGAATCAAAGGTCCTTCAGTTTTAACTATAATCGTTCATGATGTTTTTAAGACGACTGTCGTTGATTCCATGCACTGTGTGTATTTAGGGTGTAGTTAGAAAAGTATTTAGTTTACTTTTTGACAGCTGTTACAGTGGAAATGTCTTTTCTCTCCACGAACATTTGAACTGGGTCGATGAAAAAGATTCGATCTATTTCCCTCCTGCATTTGTATCTCGATTAACGCGATCAGTTTATGATTACAAATACTGGAAAGCATCAGAGTGGAAACAATGGCTGCTATATTATTCGATTCCTATTTGAGTTCAATAATGTCAGATGAATATTTAGAGCACCACAAACTCCTGGTGACTGCTATCAGCTACTTAAGCTCCACATCTATCAGCCAAAAAATGATATCGGTTGCACTTACTTCAATCAAAATGTATATTTCGCAATTTAATGACTTATATGGTTTAACTCACATGACTTGCAATTTGCACTGTTTATATCATCTTCCGGATGCTGTTAGAAAATTTGGTCCTTTACCTGGAACTTCTTGCTTTgcatatgaaaatttaaatgggTCATTTGGACGTTTGGTGCAAGGTACTCGGTATGCACAACTCCAAATTTGTTCATCGCTGTCactttttactaattttatagaattaaagTCAGAAGCAAggcaagaaaataataatgttaaagaattttgtaaaaagttagaattatttcatttaagaAAACGAAAGCTTGTGTATCTCTCAGATCAGTGTTCTATATTAGGTAAAATAACGCCTTACAATCTTACCGATTCactccaaattatttttgaaaacagTGACATCAACCTGCCAGcttttaataacatttataaatttgcacgattgtttaaaaataatttagtttacgATTCTGAACTGTACAAAcgtaaaagaaaaacaaattcaTCGATTGTTGTGTACAACCATAACAATCGAAATTATATTGGTGTTATTAGCGAATTTCTCAAAGTTTGTTCCTGTCAAAATATTCCATGTGATGTTAATTGCATaactagtaatttttttgcaattattaCTAAGTGCCTGTCGATAAAGTCTATTATTCCTAATGCTTTAATTGATATGGTTGATCTCTGTGTAAAATCTGATCAGCTTCAACTAGCTATTAACATAAACAATTTGATAACTGTTTGTTTTtctattgataatgataatggtgagaataatactttttttgttaTGAGACCGATTAATTTGACAGAAATAGATTAAAATACACtggaattaatattaaaaaatataattatacagattacaattatatcaattttgtATGACATAATTATAATGCATAGCAATACCTGACACatgttaaaattatcttaagctaaaataattttatgttgaattgttattaaatttataattaatgttaaattctaaaattaattttcgtataataaaaaaagaatttcaacttaaataaatttgtatacttactttattttttggagtaaataCAGGAGTAAGCATGTaagtattcaataaattcaatactATTCAATATTaagcttaaaataaattaaccatcCAAGAGCATATTTGATATAAATCgattataaattgttaataatttataaaaatagtgatATGATTTTGTATTAAGTTTATtcgaatttcaaaataattgtttttcaaaaattattttaactactCATTATTTCCCCAAAAAGATTGActcaattgaaattttatttattttgaaattcacAAGTGTTAATTCACAATCAATTTGAAGAACATTGATACTTAACTTAaattatatacacatatagaaaatgattttaaaaaatgatttttctgcAAACTATCTCATAAGTAATTACAAAGTCGAATtgactcaaaaataaattcatatttgtgtcaaataatgaatttacttatcaaagtcaaaattaaattcattataaattataattttttttgcacgggtTATAATCCGTCCATAAATTGGGAATTTATTTCTCACTTGGTTCGGATTGAAGTTTGAAGTAAGGTTGATATTTCTGACATAATTTACTAGTCGACGTACATAATTGGTTAAAAAATGGTGATCGGTAAGATAACTAATTCTGCAGATCTTTTCCTGCTTAAGGAAATCAATTTCCGTAATGCAGTCACTAGAAAACTTTTCAGTTGTGTTTTGAGAACTGAACTCTCGCCAACATAAGTAATATTGATCGAAGCGTATATTAGAAGTTGTTGATTTGATAATATATTTCATCACTAGAGTGGCAAAATATTCATCAGGACGAGgagtataaaaatgaaatatctcTGGGATTTTATCTAAAAGCTgttcaataaatttactctTATGCCAAATAATGTTCAACTCAAGCCATCGATGACATCTTCTATTATTAAGTGCTAAGATATTGGCTCCTTGacgaagaagaaaaaatgtgATTGATGTGTTTAGTTTTTTAGCAGCATAATAAAGTGCTGTTCTTCCTAATTGAtcttttatatcaattttagCTCCAAGAGATAGCAAACGGATTATACAATCAATATTATTCGACTTCACCGCGCGATGAATGGGGTACTGTCCACGCCATTTCATAAGAGAAACATTGGAATCATTACGGCTGATAAAAGAATCAATTACTGTCTGGTTTTTCGCTATTATCGCTAGATTTAATACCATGCTATCGCTTTCGGGATATTTGTAATCATCACTCGAAAAAGGTTGTAATAAGATTTCTGCTTTGTTTTCAGAGTCCGAACAATGTATAGCTGGCACAGCTGCAGATTGGAGGTCTTTCTTTTCAACTCTTTTCGTATCCAACAAATATTTGAATATTCTTCCATCAGGATGTTGAAGAGCTTGATGCAGTGGTATTAATGTTATGAATTTGTGGCCgtcataaacttttttatttatatcagcAGCCAAACTcactaatatttttactaattcaaatttattattttgaatagtaATAAGCAATGCAGTTAAGCTACATTCGGTGGTTGCGTTAATATCTTCGCCATAATCAATCAGCAGACGCACCATTTCTTCTTCTCGACTTTCATTATACTACAAAGCAGTCATATGTAACATCGTACACGACTTATAAAGACGTCCATCAGTATGACGATATAAAGGAACTCGGTGTAAAGAAACGCCATTTTCCAACAGTGACTTCACAATTTGAATCCTCTTTTTCTTGATTGCCAGGAGAAGCGCAGAGTAGTTATCTTGAGTCTGAATGTCGATAGCTGGTGTCTTctcaagtaaaattaatttttcaagtgaCTTGCTAAGTGCAGGTACCTCATTATCACCAAATAAGTACTTTAATAGTCTTGAGTTTTCTCGTTGAATAGCATATTCAGCGATTTTTAAGAATGATTCAACGAATGCGTCACTTGGTGAGGGttctaaattttgttttactgTGAGGAGCATATTGATGATACTATCATCAACAACATGTTCAACTGTAAAATGCaatattgttgttttttttttaactcagaCATATCAAAACACTTAGATCCAGTACAGCTAGCTCCTATATCTGCGCCATATTCCAATAGAAGCTTGATGATAGGTTTATTTACTAGTTTGACAGCAGTCATCAGAGCTGTTAAGCCACTTTTATTTGTAGTTTCAATGTCTATAcccatttttaaaatagcttcgatttttaattcatcTCCGTCTTCTACAGCAGCATGGAATTCCGACATCAAATCAATCGACGTTGAAGAGACTGAATTTTTCACAGTTTCCATCAAGTTTTTAACAGTGTCCATGATTATAACTCCACTAGTCTGTCTGCGAAAAATCTAGTGTTAGTTTGGGTAAATATTGTTTATGTTAATTACGATAActatattctattattataatgtgGCAGCGAAAAAAGTTCATGTATGTAAAGCTGGCATTGACTCacccacacggaaaaaagtaaactgtaataaataacagtcgatttataataagtaatgatcaactgctaaaaattaccatttcaaacagtaaaatcgtgattttactattcactttataatatttaccatttaaacgttacaatttactctttacatggaagaaaatactatttcaaacagtaatattcgctatgtaaatgtctaaaatgttaaagtataataattaagcattcagactttgatatttatcatttcgtacctaaaaaatgattttatgatatgtaaaaagtataaaataaagttagtaaatttctaatacaagcaacgtcaatatttatatagtAAAATAGTATAGTTAATCTTGCGTTAATTTCTTTGTCAACAATTACTCTTCGATGATGATGACGATggtgataatgatgatgatgatgatgataacgATAATGATGATcgcgatgatgatgatgataataatgatgaaaaaatattaaataaattttagttttataaaaaattttgagaaaatatttttttgtttagtaGGGTACAGACGTGAAGCCCCCATCCCTCTCAAATAAGTAAATATctatataacaataaaagtgAAAAGGGGAATAATACTATAAGCTTCTTAAACAGAAAAAATCAACTTTAGAATAGAAAATAgcattttcttgactcaagaaagtTTTTCCAAACAATTAATATCTTAGACAAACTCAAAAATCTTTTTGACCACAGAGAAGCTtcggaattaaataaaaatttacatgtgTCAAGAATATTTTGATCTTCCTTATTAAACTcatgagaaataatttttactctcAAAAATTGCGTTGAATGACGCAAATCGTATCCTAGTCAGTTAATTCGTTCAAGAGCAATCGCAATTCAATGTTATCAAAAAGTTCTATCACTACAACTTCAAGATAGTCAAGTCAAATGagctttatatttttagtaattgaatttttatcgtTTTCAGCTTGGTGATAACGAGAAATTGCAGGAATGGCCCGCagtatcaatattttaaattttcaaatcttGCCCTAATTAAATTTCCGCTTATGTATCTAgttcaattataaaatgaatcaatatcattattgcacatgataaaataatcgttttatttaatcgtttaaaattttgaaattcaactTGATTCAATGTTCAACGCCGTAGCAAAAGCTACACCTATCCATGTACGAATGAGTCTAGCTGCACGGTCATATTCTTAGCTTACTCCGTGTCAAATTACATTGTAGGATAAACGTTACTGAACATTACAACCTGTGTacgtagaaattttttcactgtttttgagaaattttttttttaaactgagATTCATTTGATATAAAGATACctctttatattaaaatttgtttaatgaaatagtaaaaattattcctcaattagtaaaaatatttttttaataatgttcattaaaataatttttatcagtgtatttaaaataaaagttgttttaaaaaataattactgttGATTTTCTTTAGATTATAAATATCTATATGAgatagtataaataaaaataaatttgtaattttgattttacctatttttctctttgtttataaaataaaaatatataacaaaaattacttACCACATGTAAATATCTAGATTATAGTTGTGAGTATGTACGAATACAGTTACTGTACTCTCTACCTACTTCAAGAGACACTATACAGTTAAAGTTGAATTGAATATCGTatactatatttttttcttttgctctctttcTTTCTCTCCGTCTAGGTATATATCTGACTATATTTTAGTTAAAGTACCGgagcaaaatttttactgtttataacagttttaaaaattagttcttAATCGACGgttcttaattttataaaccaacttttttttttttttttaacaataagcTAATGATTTCTTATCcgaaaattgagaaaaatgtcaaaaactacgtttttaattaaaaatcctcCTATTAAGGATCAAATTTATTACTAAACTaatgattttcattttattttttcattttagatGATCCAGTATGGTGTTCTAATCGAGTccaacaaatatatttttataaattatatgtaatatttttttttctaatgggtcaagttgaaaaataataggaagtctttgtaattataaaataaacataattattataaaaaaaaaaaaaaacattatcaaaaaaaactaCGTTCTCTACACCTTTAACTAGATCTCAGTTCTTACATTCTCAGTATGGTAGGTCTCATTTGTTCTCAAAAATTCTTCatagtatataaaaaatcaaattttatacttacctttaaaaaaaactcgCACCGGTTTGTagtcaactttttttatttatattagtctgaaaactaagaaaaaattttttaaattggttCATACCATAAAAAGTTGTTAGCTTACGAAATTGCTTAATACAAAAGCGAGCATCACCAAAAAGTTGACAAGAGTGTAAAAGGATCAATTGaaggatttaattattaaaattttatttaattataacttaaaatttattcatcaccatttcacataataaaaatacaataatttcaataattacaatcattgatgataaagaaaaataataaatata
This genomic interval from Cotesia glomerata isolate CgM1 linkage group LG1, MPM_Cglom_v2.3, whole genome shotgun sequence contains the following:
- the LOC123275024 gene encoding putative ankyrin repeat protein RF_0381; amino-acid sequence: MVRLLIDYGEDINATTECSLTALLITIQNNKFELVKILVSLAADINKKVYDGHKFITLIPLHQALQHPDGRIFKYLLDTKRVEKKDLQSAAVPAIHCSDSENKAEILLQPFSSDDYKYPESDSMVLNLAIIAKNQTVIDSFISRNDSNVSLMKWRGQYPIHRAVKSNNIDCIIRLLSLGAKIDIKDQLGRTALYYAAKKLNTSITFFLLRQGANILALNNRRCHRWLELNIIWHKT